CGCGGTGGAGCCCTGCACCGGCGGGGTGATCAGATCGGGTTCGAAGGCGAACTTCTTCGAGAAGCCGGCGCCACCGTCGGAGCTGATGGCGAACGCCCGGTTGTCCTTGCCCTGGTTGGCGCACCGGTCGCCGGAGCTGTTCCAGTCGTTGCGCGCGGCGGCGTAGACCCGGCCGTCGGCCAGTTCGATCGGGCTGATCTCCTGCGGCTTCAACCCGGCCGCCGGGGTGTCCACCGCGCCGCGCTTCCACGTGGCGCCCTGGTCGTCGCTGTAGATCAGGGCGCCGGAATGCGCGGAACCGATTGAGTAGTTCAGCCCGGCGACCAGCCGGCCCTCGTGCTCCCCCCGGGCGAGCACGATGCCGTGCGAAGGTCCCGTCGCCAGCCACGGCGGCGGGGTGCTGAACCCCAGTTCCTGGGTGATCTCACGCGGAACGGACCAGTTGTGGCCGTTGTCATCGCTGATCGACACCCGCGGCTTGCGGCCGCAGTCGGGTGCCTTGACGCATTCGTAGGTGGACAGCAGCACGATCCGGCTGGTACCGGGGACCACGATCGGCACCGGGTTCCCCTTGGTGTCACCGAAGCCCTCGATGACCACCTTCAGCGCGCCCCACGACTTGCCGCCGTCGGTGGACCGCTTGTAGACCAGATCGATGTCCCCGGCGTCGGCGCAGAACTTCGCACCGCCGTTGCGGCCCTCGGCGAACGCGAGCAGGTCGCCGTTGCCCGCCCGCACCACCGCCGGGATCCGGAAGCAGTCGTAACCCTCGGACCGCTCCTGGTACACCGGGGTGCTGGCGACCTCGGCGCCCGCCGAAGCGGTGTTCGCCGGGGTGGCCACCAGCGACCCCATGATGAGCGCCGGCAACAGGGTCAGCTCGGTGAGCAGACCCGGCCGGTTCTTCTTCGCCCCCAGTGCCTTCATCGGAAACTCATGCCCCGCAATGCTCGAACGGGCTCTCGTGGGAGAACGTCCCGGCGGAACCGCCCCACTTCACGCACTTCGCCGGTGCGGACGCGGTGACCGGTCCGGCGTAGTACTCGAAGCTGCCGGTGTCGGACTTGCGCGCTTCGCCCTCGACCTCGAGGAACGCCGAGGTGGCGCTGGCGGTGCCGACGCTGGTCTTCTTGATCGTGGCGACGCAGTTCGACGAGCCGTTGTAGAGCAGGTAGGCGGTGCCTGCCGTGCCCAGTTCCTGCTGGTCGATCACGTTGTAGCCGGTGCCGCAGACCTCGGCGGGCTCGTACGGGTTCGGGTTGCCGCCGCCGCTGCAGGTGTTCTTCGAGGTCAGCGTCTGGTTCGGGTAACCGAACACCACGCCGTTGAAGTAGGCCTTCCTGATGTTCGACGGGTAGGCGCTGTCCGTGGTGCGGACCTCGTAGTGCAGGTGGGGGCTGATGTTGTTGCCCGGCTTGCTGGTGTTGCCGAGGGTGCCGATCTTCTGGCCCTGCGACACCTGCGCGCCGACGCTGACCGAGCGGGACTGCAGGTGCGCGTAGTAGGTGGACCAGCCGCCGCCGTGGTCGATCTTGATCAGGTTGCCGTACCCGTTGGCGGAGCCCTGGTGCGCGGAGGTGACCACCTTGCCCGCGGCGGCGGCCACGATGGTGTCGCCGAGGTCGGCACCGGGCGTGCTGCCGCGGTTGAAGTCGATCTCGTAGGCGCGGTGGGCGCTCGAGTTGTCGTTGTCGCCGTTCCAGGCCTGGTTGCACGGGAAGGGCAGCTGGAAGTTCGGCTGCGGACCGGCGGCCGAGGCGGGCGTGGCGGTGGCGACCACACCGGCCAGCCCCATCAGCAGTCCGAAACCGGCGGCGAGCACGCGTCTGGCTCTCATCGAGGGGTCCCTTCTCCGCCGGGAGCACCCCGGCGCCACGACCAGAAGCATCGACAGTCCGCGCATAAATTGCGTACAAGACACTGACCAGGGACAATGCCGCGCCCAAGGTTCTTCTAAGCCCCGCTGGTTACCTTCGGCCCTCCGGGAAGGAGGCACGCGGGTGAGCACGAAGGGCTTGACCGGGGCGCCGCGGCAGGTGATCTTCGGCCCGGTCCGCGATGGCGGCCGGGTGGACGTGGTGGCCAGGCGGATCAGCCGGGCGATCGGCCTCGGCCTGATCACCGATGGTGAGCAGTTGCCCAGCGAGTCGGTGCTGGCGGAGTCACTGAAGGTATCCACGGTGACGTTGCGCGAGGCGTTGTCGTCACTGCGTGACCAGGGACTGCTGGAGACACGGCGCGGGCGTGGCGGCGGCAGTTTCGTGCGCACGCCGCTGGAGCCGTCGGCGGCGCGCATGCGTGGCCTGCTGGGCGAGCTGTGCCCGCACGAGCTGCGGGAGATCGGCGACCACCACGTGGCGGTGTCGGGTGCGGCGGCGAAGCTGGCCGCCGAACGCGCCGGGGCCGAGCAGTGCGCCGCGCTCGGCAAGCTGGTCGGTCACCTGGCGACGGCGAGAACGATCGGCGAGCGGCGGCGGGCCGACGCGCGGTTCCACGTCGGCATCGCGGCGGCGGCGCAGTCCCACCGGCTGACCCGCGACGAGATCACGCTGCAGGGCGAGGTCGGGGAACTGCTGTGGCTGCCGGTCTACGGGCAGGACCCGGACCTCGTCTCGGCGGTCGAGCAGCACAGCGGCATCCTGGTCGCCATCGAAGGCGGCGACGGCGAGCTGGCCCGCGCCCGCGCCGAGGCGCACGTCGACCTCGGCATCACCCGGCTGATCAACGTGCGGCGGCGACTCGGTTAGGCGCTGTCCGGCACGTCGCGGTCTTGCCGGACTGTGCCTAACGCGGCAGGCGGCGCCAGATCGCGCGCGGCAGGTGACGCATCACGAAGAACACCGGCCGCAGCACGCCCGGCACCCACACCTCGCCGCGGCCCTTGCGCAACGCCTTGACCGTGGCGTCGGCGACCTGGTCCGGCGTGCTGGAGAACGGCGCCGGGTCCATGCCCTCGGTCATCCTGCCGACCACAAAACCCGGCCGGACCAGCAGCAACCGCACGCCGCTCCCGGCCAGCGCGTCGGCGAGGCCGCTGGCGAAGCCGTCGAGTCCGGCCTTGGCCGAGCCGTAGACGTAGTTCGCGCGCCGCACCCGCACCCCGGCGACCGAGGAGAACACCACCAGGCTGCCGCCGCGTTGCGCTCGCAGCAGGTTCGCCAGCTCGGTCAGCACCGAGACGTGGGCGACGTAGTCGGTGTGCACCACGGACAGCGCGTGCTCGGCGTGCGCCTCGGCACGCCGCTGGTCACCGAGGATGCCGAACGCGATGACCACCACGCCCAGCTCGCCGTGGCGTTCGACGATGCCGTCGAGCACTTCGCGGTGCCGGGCCACGTCGTCGGCGTCGAACTCGACGCGGTCGACCGTGGTCGCGCCCGCGGCGCGGAGCACGGCCTCCTGCTCGTCGAGGTCCCCACTGCGCCGCGCGGCCAGCACCACCGTGCGCGCGCCATCCGCGACCAGCCGCTCGGCCACCGCGATCCCGATCTCACTGCGGCCGCCGAGGACCACCACCGTTCCGCTCACACCGAGCAGTCTGCCCGCCGGTGCCGTGAATCCGGCCACGACCCCGGTCACTGCGGCCGCGGAATTCCGCCAGACCGAACGTGAGGGAGTGGGAAGTGCGCACTTGTGTGCTGGTGCACGGGTCCGGGAGCAGCGGCACGATCTGGGCCTCGGTGCAGCGCGAACCGGCGTTGCGCGGGCAGCGGAGCCGTCGAGCCTGAGCGGCGTCGGGCTGGCCGACAACGTGGCGCACGTGGTCGGGGCCGGGCGAGCCGGAGTTCGCGCGGAGCGTGCACGGCGAGCTGGCCGGGTTCAGCGTCGGCGCGCTGGAGCGCGTCGGCCGCGCGAACTACCGAGCGTCGGACCCGGCCCTGCTCGACGCGCTCAAGGCGGCGACCATGGCCGAAGCCACCGATGAGGACCGCCTCATCGCCGAGGCGGACGCGGCCACGCCGGGCAACCCGTTCACCGTGCACGACCTCGACGATGAGGCGGTTTGGTGACGCTCAGGACGCGTCCGGGCGCGGCGGGCCCTGCTGGTCGGCGAGGAACTGCTCGAACGCCGAGCCCAGCTCGTCCGCGGTCGGCATGTGCTCGACGGT
The genomic region above belongs to Amycolatopsis sp. YIM 10 and contains:
- a CDS encoding M23 family metallopeptidase, with amino-acid sequence MRARRVLAAGFGLLMGLAGVVATATPASAAGPQPNFQLPFPCNQAWNGDNDNSSAHRAYEIDFNRGSTPGADLGDTIVAAAAGKVVTSAHQGSANGYGNLIKIDHGGGWSTYYAHLQSRSVSVGAQVSQGQKIGTLGNTSKPGNNISPHLHYEVRTTDSAYPSNIRKAYFNGVVFGYPNQTLTSKNTCSGGGNPNPYEPAEVCGTGYNVIDQQELGTAGTAYLLYNGSSNCVATIKKTSVGTASATSAFLEVEGEARKSDTGSFEYYAGPVTASAPAKCVKWGGSAGTFSHESPFEHCGA
- a CDS encoding FadR/GntR family transcriptional regulator gives rise to the protein MSTKGLTGAPRQVIFGPVRDGGRVDVVARRISRAIGLGLITDGEQLPSESVLAESLKVSTVTLREALSSLRDQGLLETRRGRGGGSFVRTPLEPSAARMRGLLGELCPHELREIGDHHVAVSGAAAKLAAERAGAEQCAALGKLVGHLATARTIGERRRADARFHVGIAAAAQSHRLTRDEITLQGEVGELLWLPVYGQDPDLVSAVEQHSGILVAIEGGDGELARARAEAHVDLGITRLINVRRRLG
- a CDS encoding SDR family NAD(P)-dependent oxidoreductase, producing MSGTVVVLGGRSEIGIAVAERLVADGARTVVLAARRSGDLDEQEAVLRAAGATTVDRVEFDADDVARHREVLDGIVERHGELGVVVIAFGILGDQRRAEAHAEHALSVVHTDYVAHVSVLTELANLLRAQRGGSLVVFSSVAGVRVRRANYVYGSAKAGLDGFASGLADALAGSGVRLLLVRPGFVVGRMTEGMDPAPFSSTPDQVADATVKALRKGRGEVWVPGVLRPVFFVMRHLPRAIWRRLPR